The Cydia strobilella chromosome 7, ilCydStro3.1, whole genome shotgun sequence DNA segment tagtagtagtatttTGTTGGGGATTTACAAGTTAGTATTTTGTCAATTTAAGgtctaatttaatattatttgttttacagacACAAGGTGATCAAGTCCAGATTCACTGTGGCGCCTCACAGTGCCGTGGCACTCCAATCTCTTATCTGGGTACCACACATCCTTGTATAAACATCAGCCCGATCAAATGTTCCTGTAAATGGCATACAATTAGACACCTAAATTATATCCTACACTTGGGATAGTTTTGTAGTATTgtggtaataaaattatagcaaatagttgtagtttaatttaatccttaattatttttaacatttactTACAATATTCTAGCTTTACTTTCCTTGTAAATGATAAGGTACAGTTAACAACATCATTGACTATAAATTAATAAGGCATAGACTGATATTAGAAATCCATAGCACCCTCTAAGAAACACAAGCAGTCCACCATATTTATAACATAGTCTAAATCCTTCTTGGTAATTATCTTTTTCTTCTTAGTTGATGTGTTGTATGTTTCTTTGACTATTGTTTCTAGAAATAACTCCTGGAACAAATGAAATTACTTTCAAAACcaatatcaaaaataaaaaaaggttgaTTGCTGAATAAGCACATGTCCACCATTTTCTTAAAAATCCTTAACATGTTTGTGGACAGTAAGTGAAgtcatgtgtcataggccaAAGGAAACACAAAACTATGCGACTGTATTGATACTTGTCCGCAAATGTATTAACTCAGGATCAGGAGAATCAACATTTGTCTTTCCCACTTGGATGTCTAGGGAAATGTAAATGATAGGAAATCAAGGGGTCCTCCTATCCTATACTGGACTGGATTGGATATGCATCAAGCAACACATGCTTCATAGCCGCACCAGCAAGATATAAGTGGCGTAAAACACTAAGTTAGCCATGATTAACATTGCCGTCTCGCTGAGTGTCACAAACAATTAACTTTGTGGTAGTTTgctgtaaatatgtcatttttcaTAGACATAATAGACTAGATCATacagaaacatttttaaaataaaattaacctcTTACCGTTGCTTTCGTAACTAAGAACGCAGCTTCAGCACTGATGACGCTTACGTCTGGATCCTGCTTCATTATATTCTTAATCCTCGCTATGGGTAATCTTGTGGCCTTCACAACCTCGCTCCTTGCATTCTGCGGCTTCTTTTCCACATGTTCTTCAGAGCTGACTAGC contains these protein-coding regions:
- the LOC134743072 gene encoding DNA polymerase epsilon subunit 4; its protein translation is MTDSEHYTDLDISDVIDDTEQYADTEQYIATEINSEPIESEILQESELVSSEEHVEKKPQNARSEVVKATRLPIARIKNIMKQDPDVSVISAEAAFLVTKATELFLETIVKETYNTSTKKKKIITKKDLDYVINMVDCLCFLEGAMDF